From Panulirus ornatus isolate Po-2019 chromosome 70, ASM3632096v1, whole genome shotgun sequence:
taacatatcattagtcagttgaagtggagaacatgctccacagcctagccactctactctgtcttccacatgctattcaagaggtgttaccggattccgcctataagtgtttacaccgggggtaacaagtcacctccggacgacttcttctttttacttttgatgatttgaaaaatttatgaatcatatttggttttatgatgtcaataagattgttggaaattgtatataataatctttatctgtcatttgataaactttaattcatcaaagataaagtttatgaatattgattgtttatctctcgttgttactgatgtaaattttttatctaacaaaatactttcatttgactcataaagaatattcttaagaaaaacgtaaataaattGTCATTAGTTTTCattacacaaaataaaagtctgtttttcaaagttttctcagatgatgatgctaacattttgaagagtagaaactcataacttagaatccttgaaccttgtgttcataataattacattacttttctctaaacaatacttttctacagtgtgtaaaacccggataaaaagcctgcaacatagatactgacgcaattatctatATGTGATTGGaaacattattgatttctacatgtaaaacattaatCTGCAAAATggaaatttttatgttagatatgttaatcttaacgatatcacgttacatatatttctgtaccttgtgctccagaaaagttatgaaatcttatttattatcttatcaaatgtttagcttgcatgcgatatcccatgtattttcactagaagtccaaaagtaaaacatatttttgccatatgtaatttgtaatacattaccagggtagtaaatccttcgtccatcacaatataccgtaagagtatctaaggctcaccctagctggggtttacattgttgaacaacgtaatgctttttggtcggtttaggtttcttaattgttgactacagggacgagtttataaggaagtgaggaatttgggaagggtttattgatgggtgccgggagtgtggtgatgatgatgaaggatcagagaaaatatattatgtcggacggaagtcaatagatcctggtgctcgacccagaaccttgactaatcgtctataagaaagtggttgtttatgtttggccaagtcccagcttggcaggggctctggtcttatgacacactgttatctggctctatttgtcatgtttttttttccttggactgaactgataagaacagtaagagttagaaatctatcaaaacacactttgccatcatatgaattctatgttttgaatttgtaaatgatacctaagatgtacataagtcgatgtatcattacacttgacatatctttcaagaaatttatcacttcatttttgtcaatttatccaataatggcttgtgtcagtgtgtctgtccctcagtatagcaagtcaagcattactccaccgtacaacaactacaacatggcttgtgtcagtgtgtctgtccctcagtatagcaagtcaagcattactccaccgtacaacaactacaacatggcttgtgtcagtgtgtctgtccctcagtatagcaagtcaagcattactccaccgtacaacaactacaaggtcacaaatgaggggacaaataacatataggttgggtcacggaaaatgcctaatgagctgaggaaaaggaaggacattacatacactggctttatcagtgaatcattttgtgatggttgtgaaatattggtcatgtgtagaagatggtccttgtacatgaatcatgctatatattagtttcacaatatgttataatggtatatctagctggtgaactgatatgtgatataatagatgtgatctgtcttgttctgtacttctctttgaaaatatcaactttagatttatatcaaatttttcctacatgcaatgaaatcgtgtttgcgagttaaacagaatcttatgacattgcaggaagatcttaacaggctatcgttgtacagtgtacaatggccagtgatattcaccgtagacatatgtttacactgtgtacacatagcaggcaaactacagtatcatcttaagatgtggaaataaaactatcaaggcaggagaaggatttaggtgtcatcattagtagagatgtaaagccaagacaacagtgtattaatatACGTAATAAGACTAccaggcaacttggtgtcatgtgttagtagcaagaatgaacaggtaatatacagctatagttagtcacacaccacttacattgtgctgcatatattgctaattatatttgtgtacaaaaatacctctgatggcattcagagacggatgatgataatgtcattagaatttcccacatgaagacattaagataacaagacttacattatctggaaagacagagggtgaaggatgatatGATAGAAGGTTAGATAATCTGGTATGTTTATTAATGCGAGTTACACCTTACATTATTACCTGCAAACacaatatatttattttcattaattacatattcatattgtcagagagaataacataatgagttgtcgaccagagagaggatgaaacaggagcaaaactctatgaattattagatttattgatcatataatgatcgttgagccagaatccataatcatatatatgtatttacaactgaGGAAAATACTTTTGTTGTTAGATTCGTCAAGTGTCATGCTGAAATGTATTTCTGTctcattgttaggttgagcagcaggtctctgcttcacgggtctatggtgtcgttgttaggttgagcagcaggtctctgcttcacgggtctatggtgtcgttgttagcctctctaggtgtatgtactggtcctcacctcaacccggccctgtatctgatcttgtctaacaggtagtttgttgttgagagattggccatgttcctgcctggcacgggaccttatcatacgacggttcgctgtgtatacaacgtcaggggatgtgtgtatcgttggattcattggttattaactggtaaagatcattaaaccaGTATCTCTAGTATAcgacaagccattcacattacaatatttgctacatgataacaggaatgtacatatgttgatagatgttgatggttatgagtAGCAAAGGTCATAAAGCCTGAAGCCATATCATACGTCAAACATTGaaagtacattaaatgtataacaaaatgtatataatgatggtggatacagtgacaatgtacagttaaaggtcattaaatgtataacaagatgtatataatgatggtggatacagtgacaatgtacagttaaaggtcattaaatgtataacaagatgtatataatgatggtggatacagtgacaatgtacagttaaaggtcattaaatgtataacaagatgtatataatgatggtggatacagtgacaatgtacagttaaagtacattaaatgtataacaagatgtatataatgatggtggatacagtgacaatgtacagttaaagtacattaaatgtataacaagatgtatataatgatggtggatacagtgacaatgtacagttaaagtacattaaatgtataacaagatgtatataatgatggtggatacagtgacaatgtacagttaaaggtcattgagccaaataatgaaataaacaataaatacctaaaagctaatggtaactggacacaaaagctatgaatgtctgtcttgattattgaTGGTTGGGGGAGAAGATGCTTATGGCAGTTGAACGATTTTAAGATAGTTTGTTGTGTGgtaaggaagagaaggataggaggagggtcataggtcttgggtggggtcaaccctggtgcttcattgtcaatcaagcaaaataagtaaaataattatcaaggaaagatagatttttatgtgttgattttaacgatcagtgacctatgagtaaggtcataagttttgcttgatttagaaaaggtataaaccgtcatgacattaattatttcttgatactgatgatttaacaaaacaaatctgttgcatttggacatcaatgataaggatatttcagtgtgtttatgttaatctgtactactcgccgaccaatgaaattcatttgatcaagggcataaatttcaggatgagtaatgcaatctattggtcactgatacaagtaatacaaaatgattttcaaacttcaaaggattataagaacgtatgcaaagcgaaattatggattctgatctccATTTCTTCAGTATCATGAGAGAGAAAAGCGGGTTTGAATTACATTGATACCCATATAATTTGAATATACAAATTTTGTTAGTGATTAGTGTTAGTGTTAGTTAGTGTTAGTGATTCAaagaaatttgtaaatacttagATAGATCTCCAGGTGCATGTGTTGATTCGTtacaatacttaaaaaaagataaaatgcctGCAACTATATACGAGGTATAATTCTTCTTTTGGTGTTCATAATGTTGGTCATGTATGGAGAGGAAAACATTATGTCCAAACCAAATTCTTAGGTATGCTATATAATTCGCAACGGTATGAATTTTCTTACAAATCTAAACCTTTGCTTCAGAAAAGTTATGGCACATTCATTCAACGGGATATGATAATCAGACTATAACTATTTGATCATTTTCAATAGTATTCCACAATGAAAATATTCGTAAATCATATCTATTCCATGACAGCCAATAATCTGTGTAATAgattccatttatctatctatctgtctctcatcATTTCTCCATTGTCAATATGATGGTGTGGATCAAGTACATATAACCTGCACAACATCAGTCACATgtgcacatcctcaacccgtgccTAGTGTGTTCAAGTGAAACAGACTTCCATACACATAAAAGCGCTTCTTACTTTCTCACTTAACTCACTAAGACCCAAGTCCCTATTCATACCACTTCCATACACAAGACGCTTCCATTGTAACCCATCCCAATCATTCCTCTaacatcatctgaaatatcccgTCCTGATCAATCATCTCACTACATATATCCATCACTTCCGTGGCCTACCTCTCCTTCTTGTACATACCTTCCACTGTGCCAACAACTGGACATGTATAATACTGTTACCTATTCCTTTCGTGAGCTTTGATTTATCAAATGAATAGAATTCATAACAAATATCGTACTTCATCGGTTGTTGCAAGATATAATACAATAGATTTCTGTAACCAAAACACATATCAAGAACTTGTGATAAAATTACCAATAGATTCATTTAAGGCCTCAGTATCATGTTGTATATATGATTCCATACCAAAGAGATACTTCCTTTGATTAAGCTAGCTCGCAGGGCTGTTTGCTCGCTATTGATATCTAATGATGAAAACAACAATAAATACTTTCTGTCTTATAGATCTACATTTTGGAGAGTAGATTTGGTGAGTGATTTGACTTCAGAAGATAGTAGTTATAATCGCTGTGTTATATGTATACAGTCAACATGGCATATCTTTGGTAATGCTTTGAAATAGGTGAAGTTAgttctacccatctatctgtccatcacGTAACTCCATTTCAAGATTATGAAGAGATCAGGTACAGATAGATACCCATCACACATACACCTATCAACCGATGCACAGTAAGTTAAAGTCAGACTTCCACGCTTATGAAAGCGTTTCCTAAATTTACAATTAACTTATTTGTCTCCATTTATATCATTTCTATACACAGATCGTTTTAAATCCGATACAATCTTCATGTGAAATATTCCTAACCAGAACCAAGTTTCTCACTACATCTGTACATCACTTCTGTggcctacctcttctctttctacccTCTGTTGTACAACAGTACATCTTCCTGACCAGCATATTGTTTACCATATATTTTACAAGACCATATCATCCAAAGCCTTCAATCTTCATTATGTTTATCCTCTTAATACCAAACACATTACGCAAGTAATCCATCTCCACTGCCCATATTATTTGTCCTATCCTGACCTGTTTACATTTACCTTCCACAATCATACGATAACGTTGGCACGAGATCTGCTCAGGCAAGTATCTGGCAACTCTAATTGTTTTGTCATTTACCAAACCTTTCAATACGTCCTCAGTTTTCGTACTGCCATTGTTCTACTCTCATATTCAGCCTCAGTATCATCCtaaatgaattatacatcttGTATCATActttcactcacactcactttcatcatcctctctacAAACATCATGGAACCAGTGTGCCATTCTTTCTCTGACAGCAAACAACAGCATTATCTGCATACAATAACTGTGGCAACTTGCATTGTGTGTTTCCATGGTTAATATCagcctacaatcatcccagctggctctcatctcacgtaatgcctcatccataacaacattgtgtctccatggttaatatcatcctacaatcatcccagctgactctcatctcacgtaatgcctcatccataaccacattgtgtgtcttcatggttaatatcacatTAACGACCTGGTAATAAATGCATCGAAGTACAAGAAGGATTTATGTGTCATTATTAGTAGattctacaaacatttctctaaTATCATTCAGAGAAGATGACAGAGTCGATACCAAGCATCAGAATCCTCCCTTATggtgaagataacaagacttCATTATgtcgtacaatattgatcactgtgttAGAATCTACAAAAACTCCTCCAATATCATTCAGAGAAGATGACAGCGTTTATACCAAGCATCAGAATCCTCCCTTATAATGGAATGCACAGGTTTCACAGTCTTGAACTCATTAAGAATTAACCGTCTTTGACTGACAAGCTAAGAAGGCGTAGTACATTCCAATCATGCTCCTCTTGTGTATGCCCAGCAATGGTGATGTTTTCAAGATGAGGGAAGGCACCTCGTAGGTTTCCCTCCTTAACTAATTTGTCCATAGCTCGCTGGAGGGCGGCTACCCCATTGTGACCCTAGAAGAAATCCTACAAAATTGGTACATTCATCCATCCATTGGCTTCAGTAGACTTCCTGTCTGAGTCCTTTAGTGGTATTTGATGATAATCACTTTTCAGGTCAGAAGTAGAGAACAGTGTAGTATGCATGGTCATTCACCATCTCATCAATCCTTGGCAATGGTTACGCATCCAACTCTGTATACTGATTGATTGTCTGTGAACAGTCAGAACACATCCTCTTCTTATGCCGATTAATGGAATCCTTCACAACTACAACCTGAGTTCGTCATGGAGATAAGCTTGTTTCAGTTATGTCTTCTGAGAGCAACCTGTTAATTTCGTCTTCACTAAATTCATGGTCATCCTTACTACAACGTCTTGATTTGGTCACAATTGGTTGACAGTTAAAGTGACAAATTAGGAGAGAGATGGTTcttatactgctgctgctgggagtaCACACTATGTATCATCACCATTTAAAGTCAGCTCAGGCGTGGGTCCACCAAATTCAAACTTCACAGTCAGATGTTATCGCTGGAAGTCCTGGCCAAGTATTGCATCAGAACATAGGTCACTCAGTGTACTAAGTCGTGTAGCTGGTTATTGAGATTGAGAATAAGGTCTAGTATAACATATCCTGGAGAACTGGTGTTAAAGGATTTCTGAGCCACAGTGATGCCCTTACTGGTCGGACGTACTTTTAATTTCAGTTCCTGTGCAACTCTCTCACTAATGTAGCTGTCAGTACTGTATGAACCCATGACAACACTCACCTTCCCACCATTAAGGGTTACTGAAGTTGTGGAATGTGAAAGACTCTGAGGAATATTGGCAGTAGAACTGAACGCTGTTGCCATTGAGCCTGATGGGGTTCTGAACTTGCACACTCGAGCAAAATGCCCCTTGTTGGTACATTTATTGCAAGTGGCTTCACGTGCCAGACAGCGATTACAAACATGGTAAGGGCCGCCACAGAAGAAGCATTTCTTTATTGTAGTGCAAGTAGCAGCCACTGCAGATCTCTTAAAAGGAACCGAAGAATCATCAGGTATGCTCCTTTCCGTAATACCT
This genomic window contains:
- the LOC139747753 gene encoding uncharacterized protein gives rise to the protein MNYVDHNVFEYIEVCKNFDSAITTLDKLELRNLSKDCNLDAFITGIASPLIRQRPLENGTLDLHNAYKQAYSLDPAQSNADAYAHQTAHAAAVVNPQTLEEDHSSGITERSIPDDSSVPFKRSAVAATCTTIKKCFFCGGPYHVCNRCLAREATCNKCTNKGHFARVCKFRTPSGSMATAFSSTANIPQSLSHSTTSVTLNGGKVSVVMGSYSTDSYISERVAQELKLKVRPTSKGITVAQKSFNTSSPGYVILDLILNLNNQLHDLVH